A genomic region of Vitreimonas flagellata contains the following coding sequences:
- a CDS encoding AMP nucleosidase — protein MEQPKTPIEAVDLLESLYARAVNALTQSISRFAETGVPPTPDERALFRYPELRVTYLNSARVPKLARAYGQLMWPGEYGVTITQPAYFRRYLLEQLELLVADYGAELSVRVSGSEIPYSFVLDAAGAAAFENVPAEDLARHFPAPRLTQVGDAVVDGLRIERLDGMRPLALFDAPRIDYSLKRIQHYTGAPWSDVQPWILFTNYQRYVEEFVRWAAAAVKDGPKGWSLSCPGNVLIESGDQDAEAKALDAPWRKYQMPAYHLKTPDSDGVTLVNIGVGPSNAKTITDHLAVLRPHCWLMIGHCGGLRHTQRIGDYVLAHAYLRRDKILDDRVPLEIPIPAIAEIQIALQQAATAIVGGDDKEELRRRLRTGTVVSYADRNWELNYNQERQLLSQSRAVAVDMESACIATQGFRLRVPYGVLLCISDKPAHGEIKLPGVSDRFYDSAIGGHLRIGLETITLLKQNRDRLHSRKLRAFDEPPFR, from the coding sequence GGGCGTGCCGCCCACGCCGGACGAACGCGCGCTCTTCCGTTATCCCGAACTCCGGGTCACGTATCTCAATAGCGCCCGCGTGCCGAAACTGGCGCGCGCGTATGGCCAGCTGATGTGGCCAGGTGAGTACGGCGTGACGATCACGCAGCCGGCGTATTTCCGGCGCTATCTACTTGAGCAACTCGAATTACTCGTCGCCGATTACGGCGCTGAATTGAGCGTGCGGGTGTCGGGTTCTGAAATCCCGTATTCGTTCGTGCTCGACGCCGCTGGTGCAGCGGCATTTGAAAACGTGCCGGCCGAAGATCTCGCCCGCCATTTCCCCGCGCCGCGTTTGACGCAAGTGGGGGACGCTGTCGTCGACGGGCTGCGCATTGAGCGCCTCGATGGCATGCGGCCGCTGGCGTTGTTCGATGCGCCGCGCATCGATTATTCGCTAAAGCGCATTCAACATTACACGGGCGCGCCGTGGAGCGATGTGCAGCCGTGGATCTTGTTCACGAACTACCAGCGTTACGTCGAAGAATTCGTGCGCTGGGCCGCGGCCGCAGTGAAGGACGGCCCGAAGGGTTGGTCGCTGTCGTGCCCCGGTAATGTGCTGATCGAAAGCGGCGATCAAGATGCGGAAGCCAAAGCGCTCGATGCGCCGTGGCGCAAATATCAGATGCCAGCTTATCACTTGAAGACGCCGGATAGCGATGGCGTCACGCTGGTGAATATTGGCGTTGGCCCGTCGAATGCCAAGACGATCACCGATCACTTGGCTGTGCTGCGGCCGCATTGCTGGTTGATGATCGGCCATTGCGGCGGGCTTCGTCACACGCAACGCATCGGTGATTACGTGCTCGCGCACGCGTATCTGCGTCGCGACAAAATTCTCGATGATCGGGTTCCGCTCGAAATCCCGATCCCGGCGATCGCGGAAATCCAGATCGCCTTGCAGCAAGCGGCGACGGCGATTGTCGGCGGCGACGACAAGGAAGAACTGCGTCGGCGTTTGCGCACGGGCACTGTGGTCTCGTACGCGGATCGCAACTGGGAGCTGAATTACAATCAAGAGCGCCAGCTGCTCAGCCAATCGCGCGCGGTTGCCGTGGATATGGAAAGCGCCTGCATCGCGACGCAGGGCTTCCGTCTGCGCGTGCCGTATGGCGTACTGCTCTGTATCTCCGATAAGCCTGCGCATGGCGAGATCAAACTCCCCGGCGTTTCCGATCGCTTTTATGACAGCGCGATCGGCGGCCATTTGCGCATCGGCCTCGAGACGATCACGCTGCTGAAGCAGAACCGCGATCGGCTCCACTCGCGGAAATTGCGGGCGTTTGACGAGCCGCCGTTTAGGTAG
- a CDS encoding tyrosine-protein phosphatase has protein sequence MTPDRLVPFDRVLNFRDFGGYDTAGGARVARGKLYRSAAFSDATETDIERLHAMGIRFMVDLRRPEERNREPNKWPGDRARVIINNEGPQDGLPPHLQALMQDDITPESVTAYMHMLYREFASNPRHIDLYRNWFRELVEGGPGLIHCAAGKDRTGLGCALTLMALGVPEEAVIADYEFTNAAINLDERLHHIKDRMEVRLGRTLDPEALKPMLGVRVEYLRTAFDAIDAEFGSADAYMTNALGVGPAERAALKKNYLE, from the coding sequence ATGACCCCAGATCGTCTCGTTCCATTCGACCGCGTTTTGAATTTCCGCGATTTTGGCGGCTACGACACCGCCGGCGGGGCGCGGGTGGCGCGCGGCAAACTCTATCGTTCGGCCGCGTTTAGTGACGCAACGGAAACGGATATTGAGCGCCTGCATGCGATGGGTATTCGCTTCATGGTCGATCTGCGCCGGCCGGAAGAGCGCAATCGCGAGCCGAACAAATGGCCCGGCGATCGCGCGCGCGTGATCATCAACAATGAAGGTCCGCAAGATGGTTTGCCGCCGCACCTGCAAGCGTTGATGCAAGACGACATCACGCCCGAGAGCGTGACCGCCTACATGCACATGCTCTATCGCGAATTCGCGTCGAACCCGCGCCACATCGATCTCTATAGGAATTGGTTTCGCGAACTCGTGGAAGGCGGGCCGGGCTTGATCCATTGCGCCGCTGGCAAGGATCGCACGGGGCTTGGCTGCGCGCTGACTCTGATGGCGCTCGGCGTGCCGGAAGAGGCGGTGATCGCCGATTATGAATTCACCAACGCTGCGATTAACTTGGATGAGCGTCTGCATCACATCAAAGACCGCATGGAAGTGCGCCTCGGCCGCACGCTCGACCCCGAAGCGCTGAAGCCGATGCTCGGCGTGCGCGTGGAATATCTGCGCACCGCGTTCGATGCGATCGACGCGGAGTTTGGTTCGGCTGATGCATACATGACGAACGCGCTGGGCGTAGGCCCCGCCGAACGCGCTGCGCTGAAGAAGAATTATTTGGAATAG